A portion of the Paenibacillus hamazuiensis genome contains these proteins:
- the glgA gene encoding glycogen synthase GlgA yields MKVLFAASEAVPFAKTGGLADVIGSLPKELAKLGTDVRVILPNYEDVPAVYKEQMETVATFNLTMGWRNLYCGILQLVHDGITFYFIDNEYYYRRKGCYGYGDDAERFAYFCRAVLDALPYIDFMPDIIHCHDWQTGMIPVLLRAHFSWQEPYKHIKTMMTIHNLMYQGVFAKEMFEDFFALGEEHFSGYALEMHGGASFLKGGLLYSDVITTVSPTYASEIQMPFYGENMDSLLRSQSHRLYGIVNGIDYDEFDPMTDPRVDVNYRDSFAKKQQNKLLLQERLGLPIRKEVPLIALVTRLVEQKGIDLIDHVIEQLLALEAQWVVLGTGEQRFERLFQWAADRYPDKLSANILFDETLARKIYAGSDLFLMPSKFEPCGIGQLIAMRYRSVPIVRETGGLCDTVQAYNEETGEGTGFSFSYYNAHDMLYTVERAVRIYSNAEAWAAILNNIKKKDFSWRKSAAAYAVLYDKLVKGT; encoded by the coding sequence ATGAAAGTGTTGTTTGCGGCATCGGAAGCTGTACCTTTTGCAAAAACGGGAGGGCTGGCCGACGTCATCGGTTCTCTGCCGAAGGAGTTGGCCAAGCTGGGGACGGACGTGCGGGTCATCCTGCCGAATTACGAGGACGTGCCCGCAGTTTACAAGGAGCAGATGGAAACCGTTGCTACGTTCAACCTGACGATGGGGTGGCGGAACCTGTACTGCGGCATTTTACAGCTCGTTCATGACGGCATCACCTTTTATTTTATCGACAACGAATATTACTACCGGCGCAAAGGCTGCTACGGCTACGGGGACGACGCCGAACGGTTCGCGTACTTTTGCCGGGCGGTGCTTGACGCGCTGCCGTACATCGATTTTATGCCTGACATCATTCACTGCCACGATTGGCAGACAGGGATGATTCCTGTTCTGCTGCGGGCGCACTTCAGCTGGCAGGAGCCGTACAAACATATCAAGACGATGATGACGATACATAATTTGATGTACCAAGGAGTTTTTGCCAAGGAGATGTTTGAGGATTTCTTCGCGCTCGGGGAGGAGCATTTTTCGGGGTATGCGCTGGAAATGCACGGAGGGGCGAGCTTTTTGAAGGGCGGGCTGCTGTACTCCGATGTGATCACGACGGTCAGCCCGACGTATGCCTCCGAAATCCAGATGCCGTTTTACGGCGAAAACATGGACAGCCTGCTGCGCAGCCAAAGCCACCGGCTGTACGGCATCGTCAACGGGATCGATTACGACGAATTCGACCCGATGACGGATCCGCGCGTCGATGTCAATTATCGCGATTCATTCGCCAAAAAGCAGCAAAACAAACTGCTCTTGCAGGAACGGCTCGGTCTCCCCATCCGCAAGGAGGTGCCGCTGATCGCGCTCGTAACCCGGCTTGTCGAGCAAAAGGGCATCGATCTTATTGACCACGTAATCGAGCAGCTTCTTGCGCTGGAGGCGCAGTGGGTCGTGCTCGGCACCGGCGAGCAGCGGTTCGAGCGGCTGTTTCAGTGGGCTGCGGACCGGTATCCGGACAAGCTGTCGGCGAACATTTTGTTTGACGAGACGCTCGCCCGGAAAATATATGCCGGCTCCGATCTGTTCCTGATGCCGTCCAAATTCGAGCCGTGCGGCATCGGCCAGCTGATTGCGATGCGCTACCGCTCCGTGCCGATCGTCCGCGAAACCGGAGGGCTGTGCGACACGGTGCAGGCTTACAATGAAGAAACCGGCGAAGGCACCGGGTTCAGCTTCAGCTACTACAACGCTCACGACATGCTGTATACGGTCGAACGCGCCGTGCGGATTTATTCCAATGCCGAGGCGTGGGCTGCCATTTTAAACAACATCAAGAAAAAAGACTTCAGCTGGCGCAAATCGGCAGCGGCTTATGCGGTGTTATACGACAAGCTGGTAAAGGGAACTTAG
- a CDS encoding lipase family protein yields the protein MEDTRRVRKAIFLSAVVAQSLEQYKTKGTFVLPRGYRLVAEMGEERFPYLGFIIHSKEKVIVAFRGTENLNDLLSDFDWEQVPYPYIRKGGHTHKGFTELYARAVRNKLLRRLGRLAAGGRQLVLAGHSSGGALATLCAPDIAAHTAFRRPSVVTFGSPRVGDSAFVAAFRRSVGESIRIFNENDVVPLFPPSFGQYDYQHVHAVLTVRFQAGNPLDNHKIRAYYRGLASLLPSYAGRLCRRNPGFCPESSAGSR from the coding sequence GTGGAAGACACGCGCAGGGTGCGCAAAGCGATATTTTTATCGGCCGTCGTCGCTCAGTCGCTTGAGCAGTACAAGACAAAGGGGACGTTCGTGCTGCCTCGCGGGTACCGGCTTGTCGCCGAGATGGGAGAAGAACGGTTTCCTTATCTCGGGTTCATCATCCATTCCAAAGAGAAGGTGATTGTAGCATTCCGGGGAACGGAAAACTTAAACGACCTGCTCTCCGATTTCGACTGGGAGCAGGTGCCGTATCCATATATTCGCAAAGGCGGACATACGCATAAGGGGTTTACCGAGCTGTATGCCCGTGCGGTCAGAAACAAGCTGCTGCGCCGGCTGGGCAGACTGGCTGCCGGGGGCAGGCAGCTTGTCCTTGCCGGCCACAGCTCGGGAGGCGCACTCGCCACGTTGTGCGCTCCCGATATTGCGGCTCACACGGCGTTCCGCCGTCCTTCGGTCGTTACGTTCGGTTCACCGAGAGTGGGCGATTCCGCATTTGTCGCGGCGTTTCGCCGTTCGGTCGGCGAATCGATCCGCATCTTCAACGAAAACGACGTCGTGCCTCTTTTTCCTCCGTCCTTCGGCCAATATGATTATCAACACGTGCATGCGGTACTGACGGTAAGATTTCAGGCCGGCAATCCGCTCGACAATCATAAAATCCGCGCATATTACCGCGGTCTGGCGTCCCTGCTGCCATCCTATGCCGGCAGACTGTGCAGGAGAAATCCCGGCTTTTGTCCGGAATCTTCGGCAGGGTCCAGGTAA
- a CDS encoding FusB/FusC family EF-G-binding protein: protein MNQPFIRNHQYNLIKKQADLLQKTCSTVSDPKVVESVRYSAQVKIVESFADSTELQRQMLERMAGLNSPGEFQHYLQSLEPYMTEFPRVTEKQLMKLFPKNKKLKVPDLAAIDYRYLTYLGWTDIATNKLFLVYHLDGKPVGVEGRFTPTNKKSLCFLCNRHEEAALFTAVTKSRPANASPDYYKAIGNYLCVNSESCNKNITDVAALERFIHAVIG, encoded by the coding sequence ATGAACCAACCATTTATTAGAAACCATCAATATAATTTGATCAAAAAACAGGCCGATCTGCTGCAAAAAACTTGCAGCACGGTATCCGATCCGAAAGTAGTGGAATCGGTAAGGTACAGCGCTCAGGTCAAAATTGTCGAATCGTTCGCAGACTCAACGGAGCTGCAGAGGCAGATGCTGGAGCGGATGGCGGGGCTCAATTCGCCGGGAGAATTCCAGCACTATTTGCAGTCGCTCGAGCCGTATATGACGGAGTTTCCGCGTGTGACGGAGAAGCAGCTTATGAAGCTGTTTCCGAAAAATAAAAAGTTAAAGGTTCCCGATTTGGCCGCAATCGATTACCGGTATTTGACTTATCTCGGATGGACCGATATCGCCACGAATAAGCTGTTCCTGGTTTATCATCTGGACGGGAAGCCTGTAGGGGTGGAGGGAAGATTTACCCCGACCAACAAGAAAAGCTTGTGTTTCTTGTGCAACCGTCATGAAGAGGCAGCTTTGTTTACGGCCGTCACCAAATCAAGACCGGCCAACGCTTCGCCCGATTACTATAAAGCGATCGGCAACTATTTGTGCGTGAACAGCGAATCCTGCAACAAAAACATTACGGATGTCGCCGCTCTCGAGAGGTTTATTCATGCGGTTATCGGGTAA
- a CDS encoding phytoene desaturase family protein: protein MSTPVDNWASSYPILNYRKEEIDMAKKEIAVVGGGLAGLTASVLLARAGCSVTLFERSSVLGGRGATKDVGGFRFNLGPHSFYLEENVKSVLENIGVNYTGRTPDRSKQLMELKGKLGKLPNTVPFILHNEVLEEDAKKEILNLLSGVQQTDTAKWRGKSVAEWMEDCSISHPDTRLFVEGALRLLTYSSAADLFDAELFLSLLRTMPEVWYLDDGWGTLISGLEQAAREAGVRIALSSKVNRIHETAHGYSLLLSEGSPHPVSFVILAVPPAAVLNLLEETDFPELRNWATETIPIYASALNVALRHLPNPEQPFVLGFDTPYYYSAHSDAARLAPDEGAVVHLMKYVRPGETIHHAAVREELRTWMDSLQPGWRDLIVEEQFLPSMMVAGDIIQAKRGGLAGRFGPQVPGTPHLYVAGDWVGNEAQLANASIMSACRAASMILEGGEL from the coding sequence TTGTCAACACCCGTTGACAATTGGGCATCATCTTATCCCATATTAAATTATCGAAAAGAGGAGATCGACATGGCAAAAAAAGAAATCGCGGTGGTTGGAGGAGGTTTGGCCGGTTTAACCGCTTCCGTATTATTGGCAAGAGCCGGCTGCTCCGTCACGCTATTCGAACGGTCAAGCGTACTTGGCGGACGAGGAGCGACGAAAGATGTGGGCGGCTTTCGTTTCAATCTGGGCCCCCATTCGTTTTATCTGGAAGAAAACGTGAAGTCCGTCCTCGAAAATATCGGCGTCAATTATACCGGTCGAACACCGGATCGCTCGAAACAGCTTATGGAGCTTAAAGGAAAATTAGGCAAACTGCCGAACACAGTCCCTTTTATTTTGCATAATGAAGTGTTGGAGGAAGACGCGAAAAAGGAAATTTTGAATCTTCTTTCCGGTGTACAGCAGACGGATACCGCAAAATGGCGTGGGAAATCCGTAGCCGAATGGATGGAAGACTGCTCCATTTCACATCCCGATACACGATTATTTGTGGAAGGTGCCCTGCGGCTTCTTACTTACAGTTCCGCTGCCGATCTGTTTGATGCGGAGTTGTTTCTGAGTCTTTTACGCACGATGCCGGAGGTATGGTACTTGGATGACGGCTGGGGTACGCTCATTTCCGGCCTGGAACAAGCCGCAAGGGAGGCGGGTGTCCGAATAGCGCTTAGCTCCAAAGTAAACCGAATTCATGAGACGGCGCATGGGTACAGCCTGTTATTATCTGAAGGTTCTCCCCATCCGGTCTCTTTCGTGATATTGGCGGTTCCTCCCGCTGCTGTGTTAAATTTGCTGGAAGAAACCGACTTTCCGGAACTTCGAAATTGGGCGACGGAAACGATACCCATTTACGCGTCGGCTTTGAATGTGGCCTTGAGGCATTTGCCTAATCCGGAACAGCCGTTTGTGCTCGGATTCGATACTCCTTATTACTATTCCGCTCATTCCGATGCCGCCAGGTTGGCTCCTGACGAAGGAGCTGTAGTCCACCTTATGAAATATGTCCGGCCCGGGGAAACGATCCATCATGCGGCTGTCCGTGAAGAACTGCGCACCTGGATGGATTCGCTTCAGCCCGGCTGGCGCGACCTGATCGTCGAGGAGCAGTTCCTTCCGAGCATGATGGTGGCCGGCGATATCATACAGGCCAAACGCGGCGGTCTCGCCGGCCGGTTCGGTCCCCAAGTTCCGGGTACGCCGCACCTCTACGTTGCCGGAGATTGGGTTGGAAATGAAGCTCAATTGGCAAATGCCAGCATTATGAGTGCGTGTCGCGCCGCTTCCATGATTTTGGAAGGGGGCGAACTTTGA
- a CDS encoding TetR/AcrR family transcriptional regulator has protein sequence MSESKHTTRKNTRDSEATRQQILLAARALFSQDSYERVTVRKIAARAGIDAALVIRYFGSKEELFLSALTSVGICPSSVFEGELSALGARLLNSQVPEWDKHDPNDPMLIIMRTLANPDAASSLRKLLDQDIVQPMAQKIAAPDRELRAELVVSQLIGLAVVRNLLRSEALSAVPLEQLIGMMNPVFQYYLGGKTPASESTGEPAQ, from the coding sequence ATGAGTGAATCGAAACATACGACCCGCAAAAATACCCGCGATTCCGAAGCTACGCGCCAGCAGATTCTTTTGGCGGCGCGCGCTTTGTTTTCGCAGGACAGCTACGAGAGGGTAACCGTGCGAAAAATCGCCGCCAGAGCCGGCATTGACGCCGCCTTGGTCATCCGGTATTTCGGATCGAAGGAAGAGCTTTTTCTAAGCGCTCTGACAAGCGTCGGCATATGCCCATCCTCCGTTTTCGAGGGGGAATTATCGGCTTTGGGAGCGAGGCTGCTCAATTCGCAAGTGCCGGAATGGGACAAACACGATCCGAACGATCCCATGCTGATCATCATGCGTACGCTGGCCAATCCCGACGCCGCTTCGTCGCTTCGCAAGCTGCTTGATCAAGATATCGTTCAGCCGATGGCGCAGAAAATTGCAGCACCTGACCGGGAGCTCAGAGCGGAGCTTGTCGTATCCCAGCTCATCGGCCTGGCGGTTGTGCGCAATTTGCTGCGCAGCGAGGCGCTTTCCGCGGTTCCTCTCGAGCAGCTGATCGGGATGATGAATCCCGTATTTCAATATTATTTGGGTGGAAAAACACCTGCTTCGGAGAGCACCGGCGAGCCCGCTCAATAA
- a CDS encoding methylated-DNA--[protein]-cysteine S-methyltransferase produces MGNGNRTEVYWTSFRHPVLQNRTLYLAATDRGVCRITLPNESFETLQSWANKKIPNPVLIEECVRLSEYIKQLSEYFDGHREAFDFPLDLRGTAFQTNVWGALTRIPYGEVRSYSDIAEAVGSPEAVRAVGTANGANPVPIVVPCHRVIGKSSALTGFRGGLQVKTALLHLEGFRDFIPQGHARFRF; encoded by the coding sequence ATGGGAAATGGAAATAGGACGGAAGTGTACTGGACATCGTTTAGGCATCCTGTATTGCAAAATCGAACGCTTTACCTGGCGGCGACAGATCGGGGGGTATGCCGGATCACACTGCCGAACGAATCATTTGAAACACTGCAATCGTGGGCGAATAAAAAAATACCGAACCCCGTATTGATCGAGGAGTGCGTTCGTTTGTCCGAATATATCAAGCAATTGTCCGAATACTTCGACGGGCATCGGGAAGCGTTCGACTTCCCCTTGGATTTGCGCGGCACCGCTTTTCAAACAAATGTGTGGGGAGCTTTAACCCGGATACCGTATGGGGAGGTTCGGAGTTATTCGGATATCGCGGAGGCGGTCGGAAGTCCGGAAGCCGTACGGGCTGTGGGCACAGCGAACGGGGCCAATCCGGTACCGATCGTCGTTCCGTGCCACCGGGTCATCGGCAAAAGTTCTGCATTGACGGGGTTCAGAGGCGGTTTACAGGTGAAAACGGCGCTGCTTCATTTGGAAGGGTTTCGCGATTTTATTCCGCAAGGACATGCTCGGTTCAGGTTTTGA
- a CDS encoding TetR/AcrR family transcriptional regulator codes for MSKNETASVNRKAEIISAAIEIFAEIGYYRATTAQVAERAKISQPYIFRFFPTKEALLLAALEVSWERIIQSFKRVVESAPADQLEGRLIEAYEGILAEHNNEILLQMQAQTIQADVIRDAMQAGFREVRQIVLEAFRHAGIAKPEERTLLFLARGMLCNISMALGLPELMEE; via the coding sequence ATGTCCAAAAACGAGACGGCTTCGGTCAACCGCAAAGCGGAGATCATTTCAGCGGCAATCGAAATATTTGCCGAAATCGGCTACTACCGGGCCACTACGGCGCAAGTAGCGGAGCGGGCGAAAATATCGCAGCCGTATATTTTTCGTTTTTTTCCTACCAAGGAAGCTTTACTGCTGGCTGCTTTGGAGGTTTCTTGGGAGAGGATCATCCAATCGTTTAAGCGGGTTGTGGAGTCCGCGCCTGCGGATCAGTTGGAAGGACGATTGATCGAAGCGTACGAGGGGATTTTGGCTGAGCATAACAACGAGATTTTACTGCAAATGCAAGCTCAGACTATTCAAGCGGATGTCATTCGCGATGCGATGCAAGCCGGATTTCGGGAGGTTCGCCAAATCGTGCTCGAAGCATTTCGACATGCCGGAATTGCGAAACCGGAAGAGCGTACTTTGTTATTTTTGGCCAGGGGTATGCTGTGCAACATTTCGATGGCACTGGGCTTGCCGGAGCTGATGGAAGAGTAA
- a CDS encoding SDR family NAD(P)-dependent oxidoreductase, with product MKKAIVVGATGGTGAAVTAELIKRGVETIAFGRSRTKLEQLALQLGNPEHLSLAVGDAFRSQDIEAAAEGADVLFHCANVPYHEMVSKLLPLGEAVMEAARRRNLKVVAIDGIYPYGRRQMDKVTEEHPKQPHTKKGKTRLAFERMLFSDRWRDVRPMIVRLPDYYGPTANEASYLGSTLEAIAAGKLAFFIGNMHVPREYVYLPDAAKMIVELAYREDAYGQNWNIPGAGIISGREIVRLARKASGHTKPVIPLGRVGLSLLGMFVPVMKEIIEMLYLTEEPLTLSGEKYRRQIGPIVATDFEEGITETIRSIMNRK from the coding sequence ATGAAAAAAGCAATCGTGGTTGGCGCAACAGGCGGAACCGGTGCGGCTGTGACGGCCGAATTGATTAAGCGGGGGGTGGAAACCATCGCGTTTGGGCGCTCGCGCACCAAACTGGAGCAGCTGGCGCTTCAGCTCGGGAATCCCGAACATTTGTCGCTCGCCGTCGGTGACGCTTTTCGATCTCAAGACATCGAGGCTGCAGCCGAAGGGGCTGACGTTTTATTTCATTGCGCGAACGTGCCGTATCATGAGATGGTCAGCAAGCTGCTCCCTCTCGGGGAAGCGGTCATGGAAGCGGCCCGGCGGCGAAACTTGAAAGTTGTTGCGATTGACGGCATTTATCCTTATGGCAGAAGGCAGATGGACAAAGTGACGGAAGAGCACCCCAAGCAGCCGCATACGAAAAAAGGGAAAACTCGGCTGGCCTTCGAACGGATGTTGTTTAGCGATCGTTGGCGCGACGTACGGCCGATGATCGTTCGTCTGCCGGATTATTACGGGCCTACCGCTAACGAAGCATCTTACCTTGGATCGACACTCGAGGCGATTGCGGCCGGCAAGCTGGCGTTTTTTATCGGCAATATGCATGTCCCCCGCGAATATGTCTACTTGCCCGACGCTGCAAAAATGATCGTCGAGCTGGCATACCGGGAAGATGCGTATGGGCAGAACTGGAACATTCCCGGCGCCGGGATCATCTCGGGGCGGGAGATCGTGCGCCTCGCCCGGAAAGCGAGCGGTCATACGAAACCCGTCATTCCTCTTGGCAGAGTCGGGTTGTCATTGCTCGGTATGTTTGTGCCCGTCATGAAGGAGATTATCGAGATGCTGTACTTGACCGAAGAACCTTTGACACTCAGCGGCGAGAAATATCGGAGACAGATCGGTCCGATAGTTGCGACGGATTTTGAAGAAGGCATTACCGAAACGATTCGCTCAATAATGAATCGAAAGTAA
- a CDS encoding DedA family protein, whose protein sequence is MNLIYVVEQLFQQYGYFVLLLGIPLDFIALPIPPGNSTLTYTGYLAYKGVLQPLPAFLAALAGALLGVTITYWIGYKLGMPLIERYGGWMSITPSLVQKTRRYYDKYGDKLLLAGFFIPGVRQFIGYFVGIIRVPYRTVLIYAYAGCCLWVVAFFALGYGFGEQWQQVFILVERYLKLLFIGLGCLVASLILRKWVMRLVKQR, encoded by the coding sequence ATGAATCTGATCTACGTGGTGGAGCAACTGTTTCAGCAATACGGATATTTCGTGCTGCTTCTCGGAATACCTTTGGATTTTATCGCGCTGCCGATTCCTCCGGGGAACAGTACGCTCACTTACACCGGGTACTTGGCTTACAAAGGCGTGCTTCAACCGCTGCCGGCTTTTTTGGCCGCTTTGGCGGGGGCTTTGCTGGGCGTTACGATTACGTACTGGATCGGCTACAAGCTGGGCATGCCTTTGATTGAGCGTTATGGCGGCTGGATGTCCATAACCCCATCGTTGGTGCAGAAGACGCGCCGTTATTATGACAAATACGGAGACAAGCTGCTGCTCGCCGGTTTTTTCATTCCAGGGGTTCGACAATTTATCGGGTATTTCGTCGGCATTATTCGCGTTCCTTATCGGACCGTTCTCATTTATGCATACGCGGGATGCTGTCTGTGGGTCGTCGCTTTTTTTGCGCTAGGTTATGGGTTCGGCGAGCAGTGGCAGCAGGTTTTTATATTGGTGGAGCGTTATTTGAAATTGTTGTTTATCGGACTCGGGTGCCTTGTGGCAAGCTTGATTTTGAGAAAGTGGGTTATGCGCCTTGTCAAGCAGAGATAG
- a CDS encoding GNAT family N-acetyltransferase — protein MDGLDITIRKLTAEDRSLPIDIDDTFTVNSTMVLSLKDNQIGYTLREIPAYEKSYAAKDSEETGDMGSSEYIDHPDRAIYAAFASNRAIGQIVLKRNWNQYAYVEDIKVDKQFRGHGVGRRLIEQAKLWAQGYGMPGIMLETQSNNVKACRFYESCGFVIGGFDSYLYKGIHRQSDEIALYWYLLFD, from the coding sequence ATGGATGGACTCGACATCACCATCAGAAAATTGACTGCGGAAGATCGGTCGCTGCCGATCGATATTGACGATACTTTTACCGTGAATTCGACCATGGTCCTATCTTTAAAGGATAATCAAATCGGATATACCTTAAGAGAAATCCCGGCTTACGAGAAAAGCTACGCAGCCAAAGATTCGGAAGAAACCGGGGACATGGGCAGTTCCGAATATATCGATCATCCGGATCGGGCGATTTATGCAGCGTTTGCGAGCAATCGGGCAATAGGCCAAATCGTTTTAAAACGAAACTGGAACCAATATGCCTACGTAGAAGATATCAAGGTAGACAAACAATTCAGAGGGCATGGAGTTGGCCGCAGGCTCATCGAACAGGCCAAGCTTTGGGCGCAGGGATACGGAATGCCCGGTATCATGCTGGAGACGCAAAGCAATAACGTCAAGGCGTGCCGATTTTACGAAAGCTGCGGGTTTGTGATCGGCGGCTTTGATTCCTACCTCTACAAAGGCATTCACAGGCAGAGCGACGAAATTGCGCTTTACTGGTATTTGTTGTTTGACTAA
- a CDS encoding aminoglycoside 6-adenylyltransferase, whose amino-acid sequence MRNEQEVLAQLVQFAEQDANIRCVIINGSRMNPNAPKDFMQDYDVDFYMADLKNHPYNADRSWIDGFGEQVVVQYEYFEDGSSIYMMQFEDSVRIDLSFKDIRNIQEVYDDSLCKVLLDKDNLNLNLPEPSDRSYLIKRPSKELWDLHIVELWWLQVYIAKELWRDEIPRVKTLYDQYFMESLRYLLEWHIGINHDWNVNTGSTGKWFKRFLEPDIYDEYISLYVGADPEEQWNKLFQAGTFIRKIGIPLAGRLGFEYPHEEDRRVTAYIEKVRKLPLDAQSLEG is encoded by the coding sequence ATGCGTAACGAACAAGAGGTGCTGGCGCAGCTCGTGCAGTTTGCGGAGCAGGATGCGAATATCCGGTGTGTTATCATCAACGGCTCGCGAATGAATCCGAATGCCCCGAAAGATTTTATGCAGGATTATGATGTGGATTTTTACATGGCCGATTTGAAAAACCATCCGTATAACGCAGATAGAAGCTGGATCGACGGGTTCGGCGAACAGGTGGTCGTGCAGTACGAATATTTCGAGGACGGTTCTTCCATTTACATGATGCAGTTCGAAGATAGCGTCCGAATCGATCTCAGTTTTAAAGATATCCGAAATATTCAGGAAGTGTATGACGATTCGTTATGCAAGGTGCTGCTCGATAAAGACAACTTGAACCTGAATTTGCCCGAGCCCAGCGACCGCTCCTATCTGATCAAGCGGCCTTCCAAGGAGCTTTGGGATCTTCACATCGTCGAATTGTGGTGGCTGCAGGTGTACATTGCGAAAGAGCTGTGGCGGGACGAAATACCGAGGGTGAAAACCCTTTACGATCAATATTTCATGGAATCGCTGCGCTATCTTTTGGAGTGGCATATAGGCATTAACCATGATTGGAATGTGAACACGGGAAGTACCGGGAAATGGTTCAAACGGTTTCTGGAGCCCGATATTTACGACGAGTATATTTCTTTGTACGTCGGCGCGGACCCGGAAGAGCAGTGGAACAAGCTTTTTCAGGCCGGAACGTTTATTCGTAAAATCGGCATACCGCTTGCGGGCCGTCTTGGGTTCGAATACCCGCACGAAGAGGACCGCCGCGTCACGGCTTATATCGAAAAGGTAAGGAAGCTGCCTCTGGATGCGCAGTCTTTGGAAGGTTAG
- a CDS encoding Dabb family protein: MIQRTVLLKFAETTTQEQLQEVISRYKALKDVLPGIVEIHAGLNIAERSKEYQVVLMARFENQAALDAYTVNEQHQAVAAFIREVGRLDSIGVDIEI, translated from the coding sequence ATGATTCAACGCACCGTACTTCTCAAGTTTGCAGAAACGACCACGCAGGAGCAGCTCCAAGAAGTCATTAGCCGCTATAAAGCATTAAAAGACGTGTTACCCGGAATCGTGGAGATTCATGCGGGTCTCAACATCGCAGAAAGAAGCAAGGAATATCAAGTCGTCCTGATGGCACGATTTGAAAATCAGGCCGCATTGGATGCATACACCGTAAACGAGCAGCACCAGGCCGTTGCCGCCTTCATTCGCGAGGTGGGCAGACTGGACAGCATCGGCGTGGATATTGAGATTTAA
- a CDS encoding cyclic-phosphate processing receiver domain-containing protein, with the protein MNVFLDDTRPNPPGFKLARTAAEAIQYLKTGKVSVLSLDFDLGTLPVTGYDVVRYIVENHIYPKQIIIHSANPFGRQKMLGLLLKHKPASVKVSVSPLPWI; encoded by the coding sequence ATGAATGTCTTTCTGGATGACACCCGTCCGAATCCGCCCGGATTCAAATTGGCCAGAACGGCTGCGGAGGCCATTCAATATTTGAAAACCGGGAAGGTGAGCGTTCTTTCGCTCGATTTTGATCTGGGCACATTGCCTGTAACAGGATACGATGTAGTTAGATATATCGTTGAAAATCACATATACCCGAAACAAATCATCATCCATTCGGCCAATCCGTTCGGAAGGCAGAAGATGCTGGGATTACTTTTGAAGCACAAGCCGGCATCGGTTAAAGTGTCCGTCAGTCCGCTTCCCTGGATTTAA
- a CDS encoding DUF3231 family protein yields MTNILESVAHLFKTLVDNQPEPPINVGEVMDLWKYLAYIEEAIVLEQIGRNTTTDADLLKLLDEAVAICSSQSERIKKVMEVAGIPIPASPGDKPRSEAGAVPMGAKMNDDEIANILAAKLLLVSKECCRSMMEAVRSDIGLMWANLLYEQAKFGAILKEKMRERGWLKSPPPYHPPGVPRQ; encoded by the coding sequence TTGACAAATATATTGGAATCAGTTGCGCATTTATTTAAGACACTTGTCGATAATCAACCCGAGCCTCCCATAAACGTGGGCGAAGTGATGGATTTATGGAAATACTTAGCTTATATAGAGGAAGCTATCGTTCTGGAACAAATCGGAAGAAATACAACAACGGACGCGGATCTTCTTAAATTGCTCGATGAAGCCGTTGCCATTTGCAGTTCCCAATCGGAACGAATAAAAAAGGTCATGGAAGTGGCAGGCATACCGATTCCTGCATCGCCGGGGGATAAACCGAGGTCGGAAGCCGGGGCTGTTCCAATGGGAGCGAAAATGAATGACGACGAAATTGCGAACATTCTTGCCGCGAAGCTTCTCCTGGTCTCTAAGGAATGCTGCCGGAGTATGATGGAAGCGGTTCGGTCCGATATCGGTTTGATGTGGGCTAACCTGCTATACGAACAAGCGAAGTTTGGAGCCATTCTAAAGGAAAAAATGCGGGAACGAGGGTGGCTCAAATCTCCGCCGCCTTACCATCCGCCGGGCGTTCCGAGGCAATAA